A window from Chitinophaga filiformis encodes these proteins:
- the prs gene encoding ribose-phosphate diphosphokinase has protein sequence MPHRILFATQRYQYLKDRLLSLVPEWEEGQLDIRDFPDGEHYHRITSNVANKEVILVGGTIDDKETLELFDIAHGCIQEGACSINIVIPFFGYSTMERAVKKGEIVKAKTRAMLFSTLPATSSGNKVLMIDLHVDGITYYFESAIRPVHLYGKDLVKEAALEIAGNRSFVLASTDAGRAKWVESLANDLHVSAAFVFKKRLSGEETHITAISADVQDKLVIIYDDMIRTGGSLLHAAEAYLQAGACEIAVITTHGIFAGNGFKKIKQSGIIKKVVCTDTHPNALAINDELLTIKSVDKIIAAYFN, from the coding sequence ATGCCTCACAGGATCTTATTTGCAACGCAACGTTACCAGTATCTGAAAGACAGGTTATTATCCCTTGTTCCTGAATGGGAAGAGGGCCAGCTGGACATCCGCGATTTCCCCGATGGAGAACATTATCACCGGATAACAAGTAATGTGGCAAACAAGGAGGTGATACTGGTGGGAGGCACCATCGACGACAAGGAAACATTAGAACTTTTTGATATTGCTCATGGCTGTATCCAGGAGGGCGCATGTTCCATCAATATCGTGATCCCGTTTTTTGGTTATTCCACGATGGAACGGGCTGTAAAAAAAGGAGAGATCGTGAAAGCCAAGACCAGGGCCATGTTGTTTTCCACCCTGCCCGCCACCAGTTCGGGCAATAAAGTGCTGATGATTGACCTGCATGTGGACGGAATTACCTACTACTTTGAGAGTGCTATCCGTCCTGTGCATTTATATGGCAAGGACCTGGTAAAAGAGGCAGCGCTGGAAATAGCGGGAAACCGCTCTTTTGTGCTGGCCAGTACAGACGCGGGCCGCGCAAAATGGGTAGAATCACTCGCCAATGACCTGCATGTTTCAGCAGCTTTCGTTTTCAAGAAACGCCTTTCAGGAGAAGAAACACATATTACTGCTATCAGTGCAGATGTACAGGATAAGCTGGTGATCATTTATGATGATATGATCCGCACAGGAGGCTCTTTACTGCATGCCGCAGAAGCATATCTGCAGGCAGGTGCATGTGAAATAGCGGTCATTACCACCCACGGTATTTTTGCAGGCAATGGCTTTAAGAAGATCAAACAAAGCGGCATTATTAAAAAAGTTGTTTGTACAGATACCCACCCCAATGCACTTGCCATCAACGATGAGCTGCTCACTATTAAATCAGTAGATAAGATCATTGCAGCTTACTTCAATTAG